One part of the Candidatus Sericytochromatia bacterium genome encodes these proteins:
- the ilvA gene encoding threonine ammonia-lyase: MALEIATHVNLARIEEAYHSVRKVAHRTPLFTSQTFDAMAGCAIHLKAENLQKTGSFKVRGAYLCLSRFSPEQKARGVVTASAGNHAQGIALGARLNGMKATVFMPTGASIAKVQATRGYGAEVRLVGAIFDEAVQAAKAFAEETGAEFVSAFDHDDIIAGQGTIGLELLEDLPDLETVIVPVGGGGLMSGVAIALKERNPHIRVVGVQAEGAPALVKAWQAHELVATPSVKTIADGIAIKYPAERTFHYIAKYVDEMVTVSDEDTANTIVQLLERTKLVVEGAGAVGLAALLTGRIAARGKTAVILSGGNIDTKLLSSLIERHMLRAQRYARLFTAVDDKPGSLAKLLKIVADGQGNLIEVNHNRASASVPLGGTGVEIQIETRDGGHIEEIVGALRGEGYPVQVMP; the protein is encoded by the coding sequence ATGGCGCTCGAGATCGCCACGCATGTCAACCTGGCCCGCATCGAGGAGGCCTACCATTCCGTGCGCAAGGTGGCGCATCGCACGCCCCTGTTCACCTCGCAAACCTTTGATGCCATGGCGGGCTGCGCGATCCATCTGAAGGCGGAAAATCTTCAGAAAACCGGCTCCTTCAAGGTCCGCGGCGCCTACCTGTGCCTCAGCCGCTTCTCCCCGGAGCAGAAGGCCCGTGGGGTGGTCACGGCCTCCGCCGGGAACCACGCTCAGGGCATCGCCCTGGGTGCGCGCCTCAACGGGATGAAGGCGACGGTCTTCATGCCGACGGGCGCCTCGATCGCCAAGGTCCAGGCGACGCGTGGTTACGGGGCCGAGGTGCGCCTGGTGGGCGCGATTTTTGACGAGGCCGTCCAGGCTGCCAAGGCCTTCGCGGAGGAAACCGGGGCGGAGTTTGTCTCGGCCTTCGACCACGATGACATCATCGCGGGGCAGGGCACGATCGGGCTGGAGTTGCTGGAGGACCTGCCCGATCTGGAGACCGTGATCGTGCCGGTGGGCGGGGGCGGCTTGATGAGCGGGGTGGCGATCGCCCTCAAGGAGCGCAACCCGCACATTCGCGTGGTGGGCGTTCAGGCCGAGGGCGCCCCGGCGCTGGTGAAGGCCTGGCAGGCGCACGAACTCGTGGCCACGCCCTCGGTCAAGACGATCGCCGACGGCATCGCCATCAAGTATCCGGCCGAGCGGACCTTTCATTACATCGCCAAGTACGTCGACGAGATGGTCACGGTCAGCGATGAGGACACGGCCAACACGATCGTGCAGTTGCTCGAACGCACCAAGCTGGTGGTGGAGGGCGCCGGGGCGGTGGGCCTGGCGGCCTTGCTGACGGGGCGGATTGCGGCCCGTGGCAAAACCGCCGTGATTCTCAGTGGCGGCAACATCGACACCAAGCTGCTCTCCAGCCTGATCGAGCGGCACATGCTGCGGGCCCAGCGCTACGCGCGTTTGTTCACGGCCGTCGACGACAAGCCCGGCTCGCTCGCCAAGCTGCTCAAGATCGTGGCGGACGGCCAGGGCAACCTGATCGAGGTCAACCACAACCGCGCCAGCGCCAGCGTGCCGCTCGGCGGCACCGGCGTGGAGATCCAGATCGAGACGCGGGACGGGGGGCACATCGAAGAAATTGTCGGGGCGCTGCGTGGAGAGGGCTACCCGGTTCAGGTGATGCCCTGA